A single genomic interval of Methanobrevibacter oralis harbors:
- a CDS encoding 50S ribosomal protein L32e, translating to MANKRFKRQEYARYKKLGIKWRRPRGKTSKMRRYEAGKPDMPAIGYRTPRAIRDLHPSGYNDVLVHNMSELESIDPACDAARISASVGKRKKDLMLEKASELGIKVLNK from the coding sequence ATGGCTAATAAAAGATTTAAAAGACAAGAATATGCTCGTTATAAAAAGCTTGGAATCAAATGGAGACGCCCTAGAGGTAAAACCAGTAAAATGAGAAGATATGAAGCAGGTAAACCTGATATGCCAGCTATTGGTTACAGAACTCCTAGAGCTATTAGGGATTTACATCCATCTGGATACAATGATGTTCTTGTTCATAATATGTCTGAATTAGAAAGCATAGATCCAGCATGTGATGCTGCAAGAATAAGTGCTTCTGTTGGAAAAAGGAAAAAAGATTTGATGTTAGAAAAAGCATCAGAATTAGGAATTAAAGTTTTAAATAAATAA
- the rpl3p gene encoding 50S ribosomal protein L3 — protein MVRHHQPRKGSVAFSPRKRAAKETPSVKSWPQNDEPKLLGLAGYKVGMTHALVIDTDKNSPTNGMEVFTPVTVLEVPPVVVMGIRAYEKTSRGLKVITEVIADNLDEELSRKISLPKEYNKSEAIAKIQGVLENTEDIKVLVHTNPKVTSVPKKKPDIFECGIGGANPEEKLNTALELLGNEVKANEIFNEGEFVDAIATTKGKGFQGVVKRWGIRIQYGKAVRAGKGRHVGSIGPWTPRRTMWTVAQAGQMGYHKRTEFNKRILKIASADEVDQINPDGGFVKYGVVKNDYVLVKGSLPGPSKRLVILRQPIRPNNKAEDIPQINYISTKSKQGV, from the coding sequence ATGGTAAGACATCACCAGCCAAGAAAAGGGTCAGTTGCTTTTAGTCCAAGAAAAAGAGCAGCTAAAGAAACTCCTAGTGTAAAATCTTGGCCTCAAAATGATGAACCTAAATTACTCGGCCTAGCAGGTTACAAAGTCGGTATGACTCATGCTTTAGTCATTGATACTGATAAAAACTCTCCAACAAATGGTATGGAAGTTTTCACTCCAGTAACTGTATTAGAAGTACCTCCAGTCGTAGTAATGGGAATTAGAGCATATGAAAAAACTTCTCGTGGTTTAAAAGTTATCACTGAAGTAATTGCAGATAATTTGGATGAAGAACTTTCTAGGAAAATTTCTCTTCCTAAAGAGTACAATAAATCTGAAGCTATTGCAAAAATACAAGGTGTATTAGAAAACACAGAAGATATTAAGGTCTTAGTACACACAAATCCAAAAGTAACTAGCGTACCTAAGAAAAAACCAGATATTTTTGAATGTGGTATTGGGGGAGCAAATCCTGAAGAAAAATTAAATACCGCATTAGAATTATTAGGTAATGAGGTAAAAGCTAATGAAATCTTTAATGAAGGCGAATTTGTAGATGCAATTGCTACTACAAAAGGAAAAGGATTCCAAGGTGTAGTTAAAAGATGGGGAATTAGGATTCAATATGGTAAAGCTGTAAGGGCAGGTAAAGGTAGACACGTTGGTTCTATTGGTCCTTGGACTCCACGTAGGACTATGTGGACTGTAGCTCAAGCAGGTCAAATGGGGTACCATAAAAGAACTGAATTCAATAAAAGAATATTAAAAATCGCATCTGCTGACGAAGTCGATCAGATTAACCCTGATGGGGGATTTGTGAAATATGGTGTTGTTAAAAATGATTATGTTTTAGTAAAAGGTTCTCTTCCAGGACCATCTAAAAGGTTAGTAATCTTAAGACAACCTATTAGACCTAATAACAAAGCTGAGGATATACCTCAAATTAATTACATTAGTACTAAATCTAAACAAGGGGTATAA
- the rpsS gene encoding 30S ribosomal protein S19 — protein MARKVFKYKGYTLEELQEMSLEDVMKLFPARQRRSLKRGFLPRQQIVLDKMRKLNKEGSKNGRPVVIRTHCRDMIVIPEMVGTTFGIYDGHNFVEVTIEPEMIGHYFGEFAPTRQRVQHGDPGMGATRSSMFVPLK, from the coding sequence TTGGCAAGAAAAGTATTTAAATATAAAGGTTATACTCTTGAAGAACTACAAGAAATGTCTTTAGAGGATGTAATGAAATTATTCCCAGCAAGACAAAGAAGATCTTTAAAAAGAGGATTTTTACCAAGACAACAAATTGTTTTGGATAAAATGAGAAAATTAAATAAGGAAGGAAGTAAAAATGGTCGTCCTGTTGTAATTAGGACCCATTGTAGAGATATGATTGTTATACCTGAAATGGTTGGAACTACTTTTGGTATTTATGATGGTCATAATTTTGTTGAAGTAACTATTGAACCAGAAATGATTGGTCATTATTTTGGTGAATTTGCACCAACTAGACAAAGAGTTCAACATGGAGACCCAGGTATGGGTGCTACAAGATCATCTATGTTTGTACCACTTAAATAA
- a CDS encoding 50S ribosomal protein L14 translates to MKPLTSSVSKALPIGATLQCVDNTGAREIEIISVKGFKGVRRRLDVAGVGDLVVASVKKGTTDMRREIVNAVVVRQKKEYRRADGLRVKFEDNAAVIITPEGILKGSEVRGPVAKEAADRWPSVGSAASILV, encoded by the coding sequence ATGAAACCATTAACCTCAAGTGTATCTAAAGCATTACCTATTGGAGCTACTCTTCAATGTGTTGACAATACTGGAGCACGTGAAATTGAAATCATATCCGTAAAAGGATTCAAAGGTGTAAGAAGAAGACTCGACGTTGCTGGAGTTGGGGATTTAGTTGTTGCTTCTGTTAAAAAAGGAACTACAGATATGAGAAGAGAAATTGTTAATGCAGTTGTAGTTAGGCAAAAAAAAGAGTACAGACGTGCTGATGGGCTTCGTGTTAAATTTGAAGATAATGCAGCAGTTATTATTACTCCTGAAGGAATATTAAAAGGATCTGAAGTAAGAGGTCCTGTAGCTAAAGAAGCAGCTGATAGATGGCCTAGTGTTGGTAGTGCAGCAAGTATATTAGTATAA
- the rnp1 gene encoding ribonuclease P protein component 1 has translation MITSNNLVHHEFIGLNVYVSSIKNKSLKLNGIIIDETKNTIKIEKSDKSEKIIPKKGSIFTFELSNGEKVEVDGNILSIRPEDRIKKRFKKI, from the coding sequence ATGATTACGTCGAATAATTTAGTTCATCATGAATTTATTGGATTAAATGTTTATGTATCAAGTATTAAAAATAAATCTCTTAAATTAAATGGGATTATTATTGATGAGACAAAAAATACCATTAAAATAGAAAAATCGGATAAATCTGAAAAGATTATTCCAAAGAAAGGTTCAATATTTACTTTTGAACTTTCTAATGGGGAAAAAGTTGAAGTTGATGGTAATATTTTGTCTATTCGTCCTGAAGATAGAATAAAAAAAAGGTTTAAAAAAATATAA
- a CDS encoding 50S ribosomal protein L2, which yields MGKRLIHQRRGKGTPVHRVASHRFKDKIRYRSYDALEKKGSIKGRVIDIVHDPARTAPIAEVKFENGEKKFVLAPESIQIDDEIECGISAPIKFGNTLPLAEIPEGTPIYDIENTPGDGGRFVRSSGTYASVITHDANQAVVELPSGELKYLNPKCRASIGVVAGGGRKEKPFLKAGKKWHAYKAKGKKFMTVRGVAMNAVDHPHGGGNRQHPGRPTTVSRHAPPGRKVGSIAAKRTGLKR from the coding sequence ATGGGAAAACGATTAATTCATCAAAGAAGAGGAAAAGGAACTCCTGTACACCGTGTTGCTTCTCATCGTTTCAAAGATAAAATCAGATACAGATCTTATGATGCTTTAGAAAAAAAAGGTAGTATTAAAGGGAGAGTCATAGACATTGTACATGACCCAGCAAGGACTGCTCCTATTGCAGAAGTAAAATTTGAAAATGGTGAAAAGAAATTTGTTTTAGCACCTGAAAGCATTCAAATTGATGATGAAATTGAATGTGGTATTTCTGCTCCTATTAAGTTTGGAAATACATTACCTCTTGCTGAAATTCCTGAAGGTACTCCAATTTATGATATTGAAAACACACCTGGAGATGGTGGTCGTTTTGTAAGATCTTCTGGAACTTATGCTTCAGTTATCACTCATGATGCAAATCAAGCTGTTGTAGAATTGCCATCTGGGGAATTAAAATATTTAAATCCTAAATGTCGTGCAAGTATTGGTGTTGTAGCTGGTGGAGGAAGAAAAGAAAAACCATTCCTTAAAGCAGGTAAAAAATGGCATGCTTACAAAGCTAAAGGTAAGAAGTTCATGACTGTTAGAGGAGTAGCAATGAATGCTGTTGACCACCCTCATGGTGGAGGTAACAGACAACATCCTGGTCGTCCTACTACTGTTTCAAGACATGCACCACCGGGAAGAAAAGTTGGTTCAATTGCAGCTAAAAGAACAGGTTTAAAAAGATAG
- a CDS encoding 50S ribosomal protein L18, giving the protein MAQGSNYKVAFRRRREGKTDYSARMKLVDYNKSRLVVRISNAHATVQIVDYAPEGDITVASAVSKQLADYGYLGSTANLPAFYLTAYLCAKRALANGVESAILDIGLKAPIKGSKVFAALKGAVDAGLEVPHGEFIFPDDERIRGEHIANYAESLDDEEVAKKFSKYLERGLQPVDLPENFDETKNKIDEAEE; this is encoded by the coding sequence ATGGCACAAGGATCAAATTATAAAGTAGCATTTAGAAGAAGAAGAGAAGGAAAAACTGATTATTCAGCAAGAATGAAATTAGTTGACTATAATAAATCTCGTTTAGTTGTTAGAATTTCTAATGCTCATGCAACTGTTCAAATTGTTGATTATGCTCCTGAAGGGGATATTACTGTTGCTTCTGCAGTCAGTAAACAATTAGCTGACTATGGATATTTAGGAAGTACAGCTAACCTTCCAGCATTCTATTTAACAGCATATTTATGTGCTAAAAGGGCATTAGCTAATGGTGTAGAATCTGCAATTTTAGACATTGGTTTAAAAGCACCTATTAAAGGGTCAAAAGTTTTTGCAGCTCTTAAAGGTGCTGTAGATGCTGGTTTAGAAGTTCCTCATGGGGAGTTCATTTTCCCAGATGATGAACGTATTCGTGGAGAACATATTGCAAATTATGCTGAATCTTTAGATGATGAAGAAGTTGCTAAAAAATTCTCAAAATATTTAGAAAGAGGTCTTCAGCCTGTAGATTTACCTGAAAACTTCGATGAAACTAAAAATAAAATAGATGAGGCAGAGGAATAA
- a CDS encoding 30S ribosomal protein S14 — MPRKYGKASKKCSRCGDHSAMISRYGLNLCRQCFREIAPKIGFKKYN, encoded by the coding sequence TTGCCAAGAAAATACGGAAAAGCTTCAAAAAAATGTAGTCGCTGTGGAGACCATTCTGCAATGATTAGTAGATACGGTTTAAATTTATGCAGACAATGTTTTAGAGAAATAGCTCCTAAAATAGGATTTAAAAAATATAATTAG
- a CDS encoding 50S ribosomal protein L22, with product MAKKYAYNKDVDEAKTARAMASSLKISPKHSVEICSAIRGMDVEKAKNYLNDVIAMKKSVPFKRHNKKVGHRKGQEGWPSGRYPVKAAEQILRVLENAEANAEYKGMDTERLFIEHISSHRGLVIKGYIPRAFGRTTPFNTSTTHIQIVLQEAN from the coding sequence ATGGCTAAAAAATACGCTTATAATAAAGATGTTGACGAAGCAAAAACTGCACGTGCTATGGCAAGTTCTCTTAAAATTTCTCCAAAACACAGTGTTGAGATTTGCAGTGCAATCAGAGGAATGGATGTGGAAAAAGCTAAAAATTACCTTAATGATGTTATTGCGATGAAAAAATCAGTTCCTTTCAAAAGACATAATAAAAAAGTTGGTCATAGAAAAGGACAAGAAGGATGGCCTTCTGGTAGGTATCCTGTAAAAGCAGCTGAGCAAATTTTAAGAGTTTTAGAAAATGCTGAAGCTAATGCTGAATACAAAGGTATGGATACTGAAAGGTTATTCATTGAACATATTTCTAGTCATAGAGGATTAGTAATTAAAGGTTACATTCCAAGAGCATTCGGTAGAACAACTCCTTTCAATACATCAACTACTCATATTCAAATAGTCTTACAGGAGGCTAACTAA
- a CDS encoding 50S ribosomal protein L23 yields the protein MDSYSIIIKPHVSEKTMNLIDENNEIAFVVRRTANKNVIKRAFEELYEEKVAKVNTHITPKGVKVAYIKLVEDERAEELAVRLGLF from the coding sequence ATGGATTCATATTCAATTATTATTAAACCTCATGTTAGTGAAAAAACAATGAATTTAATAGATGAAAATAATGAGATTGCTTTCGTTGTTAGGCGTACTGCTAATAAAAATGTTATTAAAAGAGCTTTTGAAGAGTTATACGAAGAAAAAGTAGCTAAAGTTAATACTCATATTACTCCTAAAGGTGTAAAAGTAGCATATATTAAACTCGTTGAAGATGAAAGGGCAGAAGAACTCGCTGTCAGATTAGGACTATTCTAA
- a CDS encoding 50S ribosomal protein L19e, giving the protein MNLTTQKRLAASILKVGLNRVWIDPERMEEVSIMMTREGVKQLIDDGAIKAKPQKGISSYRSKKIAEQKAKGKRKGSGSIKGAKNARKPKKKAWMTTIRALRKDLKEMRDANEIDATTYRKLYKMAKGGAFRSKSYMKTYARDHDLIK; this is encoded by the coding sequence ATGAATCTTACAACTCAAAAAAGATTAGCTGCTAGCATCCTTAAAGTAGGTCTTAATCGTGTATGGATTGATCCTGAAAGGATGGAAGAAGTTTCTATAATGATGACTAGAGAAGGAGTTAAGCAGTTAATTGATGATGGAGCTATTAAAGCAAAACCTCAAAAAGGTATTAGTAGCTACAGATCTAAAAAAATCGCGGAACAAAAAGCAAAAGGTAAAAGAAAAGGTAGTGGTAGTATTAAAGGGGCTAAAAATGCTCGTAAACCTAAAAAGAAAGCATGGATGACTACTATTAGGGCTTTAAGAAAAGACCTTAAAGAAATGCGTGATGCTAATGAAATTGATGCCACTACCTATCGTAAGTTATATAAAATGGCTAAAGGTGGAGCATTCAGAAGTAAATCTTATATGAAAACATATGCTCGTGACCATGATTTGATTAAATAG
- a CDS encoding 50S ribosomal protein L5, whose amino-acid sequence MNPMNEVKIEKATISIGVGEAGEKLSRAITLLEEMFNQIPVKTYSKVTNPEWGIRKRQPIACKLTLRGDKADKAIDMVLEGISRNIKPTQFDAQGNLSFGIKEHIDIPGMKYNPDIGIFGMNVSVTFEKPGYRIARRKIQQKKVPQKHRITKEETMKFMENEFNVNYVTE is encoded by the coding sequence ATGAACCCAATGAATGAAGTTAAAATTGAAAAAGCTACTATTAGTATTGGTGTTGGAGAAGCAGGTGAAAAGTTATCCCGTGCTATTACTCTTTTAGAAGAAATGTTTAATCAAATTCCTGTAAAAACTTACTCTAAAGTAACTAATCCAGAATGGGGTATTAGAAAACGTCAACCAATTGCATGTAAATTAACTTTACGTGGCGACAAAGCTGATAAAGCTATTGACATGGTTTTAGAAGGTATTAGTAGAAATATTAAACCTACTCAATTCGATGCACAAGGTAACCTTTCTTTTGGTATTAAGGAACATATTGATATTCCTGGAATGAAATATAATCCAGATATTGGTATTTTTGGAATGAATGTATCTGTTACTTTTGAAAAACCAGGTTATAGGATAGCCAGAAGAAAAATCCAACAAAAGAAAGTTCCACAAAAACATAGAATCACTAAAGAAGAAACTATGAAATTTATGGAAAACGAATTTAATGTTAATTATGTAACTGAATAG
- the yciH gene encoding stress response translation initiation inhibitor YciH yields MSKICDVCGLPEELCVCEEIAREVQSLKVFTVRRRFGKLMTIIEGIDEHDIDIKELTKTLKAKCACGGTAKNGQIELQGDHKVKVKKVLSDLGFSSDTIEIRESKKSNKKRK; encoded by the coding sequence ATGTCAAAAATCTGTGATGTATGTGGGCTTCCCGAAGAACTTTGTGTTTGCGAAGAAATAGCACGTGAAGTTCAGTCTCTAAAAGTTTTCACTGTCAGGAGAAGATTCGGTAAACTCATGACTATTATCGAAGGTATAGATGAACATGATATAGATATCAAAGAACTTACTAAGACTCTTAAAGCAAAATGTGCTTGTGGAGGAACAGCTAAAAATGGTCAAATAGAACTTCAAGGAGATCATAAAGTTAAAGTAAAGAAAGTTTTATCTGATTTAGGGTTTTCATCTGATACTATTGAGATCCGTGAATCTAAAAAGAGTAATAAGAAAAGGAAATAA
- the rpl4p gene encoding 50S ribosomal protein L4 produces the protein MKVNVYSINGEVKEEIELPAIFNEVYRPDLIKRAVLSAQSARVQPWGNDPEAGKRTTAKGWGSGRGTARVPRIKNGSKAAFVPMAVGGRRAHPTRAEKNHHEKINIKERRFAIRSAIAATTNRKIVENRGHKVADLEQVPIIVEDEICSVKTTKQTREIFEKLGVYDDIIRAKEGKRIRAGRGKTRGRKYKKVKGPLLVVGEDDGISLSARNHAGLDVVVVENLNAELLAPGTHPGRLTIYTKSAVEKLGGLFQ, from the coding sequence ATGAAAGTTAATGTTTATTCAATTAATGGGGAAGTTAAAGAAGAAATTGAACTTCCAGCTATTTTTAATGAGGTATACAGACCAGATTTAATCAAAAGAGCTGTACTTTCTGCACAATCTGCTAGAGTACAACCTTGGGGTAATGATCCTGAAGCTGGTAAAAGAACCACCGCTAAAGGTTGGGGTTCTGGTAGAGGAACTGCAAGAGTACCTAGGATTAAAAATGGTTCCAAAGCAGCTTTTGTACCAATGGCTGTTGGTGGTAGGAGAGCTCACCCTACTCGAGCTGAAAAAAATCATCACGAAAAAATCAACATAAAAGAAAGGAGATTTGCAATTAGATCTGCTATAGCAGCAACTACTAATAGAAAAATTGTTGAAAACAGAGGTCACAAAGTTGCAGATTTAGAACAAGTACCTATTATTGTTGAAGATGAAATATGTTCTGTTAAAACTACTAAACAAACTCGTGAAATCTTTGAAAAATTAGGAGTTTATGATGATATTATCCGTGCTAAAGAAGGTAAAAGGATAAGAGCGGGTAGAGGTAAAACTAGAGGAAGAAAATACAAAAAAGTAAAAGGACCCCTTTTAGTTGTTGGTGAAGATGATGGTATCAGTTTAAGTGCAAGAAACCATGCAGGTTTAGATGTTGTGGTTGTTGAAAACTTAAATGCTGAATTATTAGCACCAGGTACTCACCCAGGAAGACTTACTATTTACACAAAATCAGCTGTTGAAAAATTAGGAGGTTTATTCCAATAA
- a CDS encoding 50S ribosomal protein L6 codes for MVVAAAIREELEIPEGVEVIIKNNEVSVKGPNGEDSRVFTYPNVSINKNDDVVILETAFPKKKDKAMIGTTKAHINNMIKGVTDGFEYHMKIVFAHFPMTVKVNGDKVVIDNFLGEKHPRNAKIVGSAKVAVKGDEVTITGINKEHVGQTMANLEQATKIKGRDPRVFQDGIYLTSKE; via the coding sequence ATGGTAGTAGCTGCAGCTATAAGGGAAGAATTAGAAATCCCTGAAGGCGTTGAAGTTATAATTAAAAATAATGAGGTCTCAGTAAAAGGACCTAATGGAGAAGACTCCAGAGTATTTACTTATCCTAATGTAAGTATTAATAAAAATGATGATGTAGTTATTTTAGAAACTGCATTTCCAAAAAAGAAAGATAAAGCAATGATTGGAACCACAAAAGCACACATTAACAATATGATTAAAGGTGTAACTGATGGTTTCGAGTACCACATGAAAATAGTATTTGCTCACTTTCCAATGACCGTTAAAGTTAACGGTGATAAAGTAGTAATTGATAACTTCTTAGGGGAAAAACACCCAAGAAATGCTAAAATAGTAGGTAGTGCTAAAGTAGCAGTAAAAGGTGATGAAGTAACAATTACTGGTATTAATAAGGAACATGTTGGTCAAACTATGGCTAACTTAGAACAAGCAACTAAAATTAAAGGAAGAGATCCTAGAGTATTCCAAGATGGAATATATTTAACAAGCAAAGAATAA
- the rplX gene encoding 50S ribosomal protein L24: MSKQPRKQRKALYNAPAHTRGKHLNVTLSKELRADIGKRSLPIRSGDTVRVLRGDFDGHEGKVIDVNYSSYKVTIEEVTLAKPDGTTTFLPVDPSNLMIIDADLDDDRRIKNKGDS; encoded by the coding sequence ATGTCAAAACAACCAAGAAAACAAAGAAAAGCTCTTTATAATGCTCCTGCTCACACTCGTGGTAAACATTTAAATGTTACCTTAAGTAAAGAATTAAGGGCAGATATTGGTAAGAGATCTTTACCAATCAGATCAGGAGATACAGTTAGAGTTCTCCGTGGAGATTTCGACGGACATGAAGGAAAGGTTATTGATGTAAATTATTCTTCATATAAAGTAACAATTGAAGAAGTTACTTTAGCTAAACCTGATGGAACTACCACTTTTCTCCCAGTAGACCCTTCTAACTTAATGATTATTGACGCAGACTTAGATGACGATAGAAGAATTAAAAATAAAGGAGATAGTTAA
- a CDS encoding 30S ribosomal protein S8 translates to MSLMDPLADALTNIRNNELQVNDSCVISPASKLIGEVLSTMQKENYIGNFEYIDDNRAGKFIVELEGNINKCGVIKPRHAVKKDEFEKFEKRYLPAKNFGILILTTPEGIMTHHDAKERGIGGRLLAYMY, encoded by the coding sequence ATGAGTCTTATGGATCCTCTTGCAGATGCTTTAACTAATATTAGAAATAATGAATTACAAGTAAATGATTCATGCGTTATTTCTCCTGCTTCTAAATTAATTGGAGAAGTTTTAAGCACAATGCAAAAAGAGAATTACATTGGTAATTTTGAATATATTGATGATAACAGGGCAGGAAAATTCATAGTAGAATTAGAAGGTAACATCAACAAATGTGGTGTTATTAAACCTCGTCATGCTGTTAAAAAAGATGAATTTGAAAAATTTGAAAAAAGATATTTGCCAGCAAAAAATTTTGGTATTTTAATACTAACTACTCCTGAAGGGATCATGACCCATCATGATGCTAAAGAAAGAGGAATTGGTGGACGTTTGTTGGCTTACATGTATTAG
- a CDS encoding 30S ribosomal protein S17, with amino-acid sequence MVGLNVQEPETTCDDPNCPFHGTLPVRGQVLEGVVVSNKAERTISVERSYYKFIRKYERYEKRKSKINVHKPDCFNVNVGDSVKIAECRPLSKTKHFVLIEVKGE; translated from the coding sequence ATGGTCGGACTTAATGTTCAAGAACCAGAAACTACATGCGATGATCCTAACTGTCCTTTCCATGGGACTTTACCAGTAAGGGGTCAAGTTCTTGAAGGTGTTGTTGTGAGTAACAAAGCTGAAAGAACTATTAGTGTTGAACGTAGTTACTATAAATTCATTAGAAAGTATGAAAGATACGAAAAAAGGAAATCTAAAATCAATGTTCACAAACCAGATTGTTTTAATGTGAATGTTGGTGATTCTGTAAAAATTGCAGAATGTAGACCATTAAGTAAAACAAAGCATTTTGTTTTAATTGAAGTTAAAGGAGAGTAA
- a CDS encoding 30S ribosomal protein S3, with translation MIEKDFVTEGLRRTRIDEYLEKELERAGYGGMDVQITPLGTMVVVYAERPGMVIGRGGKNVRTITNTLKDEFGLDNPQIEVKEVDVPELNPKIMAYKISNMLQRGMHFRRVAYSTIRRIMGAGAQGVEITISGKIRGSRSAVAKFVEGYIKKCGEPSIRFVEEGFATVKLKPGVLGIYVRIMPPETVLPDSVEILPSTVTIVENGEVVEEEEIDIESEEIIEDDIIEEVEDLDELEEVVEEESAEEVENDDS, from the coding sequence ATGATAGAAAAAGATTTTGTCACAGAAGGTCTTAGAAGAACCAGAATTGACGAATATTTAGAAAAAGAATTGGAGAGAGCAGGATACGGGGGTATGGATGTTCAAATCACACCTTTAGGTACTATGGTCGTTGTTTATGCTGAAAGACCTGGTATGGTTATAGGTAGAGGTGGAAAAAATGTTAGAACTATTACTAACACTTTAAAAGATGAATTTGGATTAGATAATCCTCAAATTGAAGTTAAAGAAGTTGATGTACCTGAACTCAATCCTAAAATTATGGCTTATAAAATTTCTAACATGTTACAAAGAGGAATGCACTTCAGAAGAGTAGCTTACTCTACTATTCGTAGAATTATGGGTGCAGGAGCTCAAGGTGTAGAAATTACTATTTCTGGTAAAATCAGAGGTTCAAGATCTGCTGTAGCTAAATTTGTCGAAGGTTATATTAAAAAATGTGGAGAACCTTCCATTAGATTTGTTGAAGAAGGATTCGCTACTGTTAAATTAAAACCTGGTGTTTTGGGAATTTATGTAAGAATTATGCCACCTGAAACCGTATTACCTGATTCAGTTGAGATTCTACCTTCAACTGTAACCATTGTTGAAAATGGTGAAGTTGTTGAAGAGGAAGAAATTGATATTGAAAGCGAAGAAATCATTGAAGATGATATCATTGAAGAAGTAGAAGATCTTGACGAATTAGAAGAAGTTGTCGAAGAAGAATCTGCTGAAGAAGTAGAAAATGATGATAGTTAA
- the rpmC gene encoding 50S ribosomal protein L29, whose protein sequence is MAILRSKEIWDMEVDEIQEKLVELKIELSKNVSKSAAAGVSENPGKIRELKRTIARVLTILNEKQKEN, encoded by the coding sequence ATGGCGATTTTAAGAAGTAAAGAAATTTGGGATATGGAAGTTGATGAGATTCAAGAAAAATTAGTTGAACTCAAAATTGAATTATCCAAAAATGTTTCTAAAAGTGCAGCTGCCGGGGTAAGTGAAAACCCTGGAAAAATTAGAGAATTAAAAAGAACAATTGCTCGTGTTCTTACAATATTAAATGAAAAACAAAAGGAGAATTAA
- a CDS encoding 30S ribosomal protein S4e: protein MAKMGSRKHLKRYKAPKSWPIHPKEDTWTVKPSAGSHSIEDSIPLTLVIRDILKLADNSREAKRIINSGNVLVDGKVVKDYKFPVGFMDIVDIPKTGESYRVLLDRKSRLQLDLIEDNTLKLSKIVNKSTIKGGKTQLNFHDGKNLIVDEDVYSVGDVISLKVPENEINEIYPLKEGAIVLVTGGKHTGELGTVSEIIENKSSNPNTIIIENSAKEEFLTLKDYAFVIGEDSSVISLLEVNK from the coding sequence ATGGCTAAAATGGGATCTAGAAAACATCTTAAAAGATATAAAGCACCAAAATCTTGGCCAATTCATCCTAAAGAAGATACCTGGACTGTAAAACCTTCTGCAGGTTCACACTCTATTGAAGATTCAATTCCTTTAACTTTAGTTATTAGAGATATCTTAAAATTAGCTGATAACTCTAGAGAAGCTAAAAGGATTATTAACTCAGGTAATGTTTTAGTAGATGGAAAAGTAGTTAAAGATTATAAATTCCCTGTTGGTTTTATGGATATTGTTGATATTCCTAAAACTGGTGAATCTTACAGAGTTCTCTTAGATAGAAAATCTAGATTACAATTAGATTTAATTGAAGATAATACTTTAAAATTATCCAAAATTGTTAACAAATCAACCATTAAAGGTGGTAAAACTCAATTAAACTTCCATGATGGTAAAAATTTAATAGTTGATGAAGATGTATACTCTGTTGGAGATGTAATTTCTTTAAAAGTACCTGAAAATGAAATTAATGAAATTTATCCATTAAAAGAAGGTGCGATTGTTCTTGTAACTGGAGGTAAACATACTGGGGAATTAGGTACTGTAAGTGAAATAATTGAAAATAAATCTTCTAACCCTAACACTATTATTATTGAAAATAGTGCTAAAGAAGAATTTTTAACTTTAAAAGATTACGCATTTGTAATTGGCGAAGATTCATCTGTAATTTCTTTATTGGAGGTTAACAAATGA